One part of the Bacteroidota bacterium genome encodes these proteins:
- a CDS encoding thymidine kinase has translation MFLEQTKRDLPKRGWIEVIAGCMFSGKTEELIRRLKRAKIARQQVEIFKPSIELRYDEVNIVSHDANAIQSTPVPASSNILLLGHEVDVIGIDEAQFFDDQLPYVCETLANSGTRVIVAGLDMDYLGKPFGPMPQLLAIADYVSKVHAICISCGDLATHSHRHVKDSSLILLGEKESYLPLCRSCFVREQKNIAMENQIA, from the coding sequence ATGTTTCTTGAACAAACCAAACGCGATCTGCCCAAAAGAGGTTGGATTGAAGTAATTGCCGGCTGTATGTTTTCCGGAAAAACGGAAGAACTGATACGTCGGCTGAAAAGAGCAAAAATTGCCCGTCAGCAAGTAGAGATTTTTAAACCCTCTATTGAATTGCGTTACGATGAAGTAAATATTGTTTCTCATGATGCCAATGCGATTCAAAGTACTCCGGTGCCTGCTTCTTCCAATATTCTTCTCTTAGGGCATGAAGTGGATGTGATCGGGATTGACGAGGCTCAGTTTTTTGATGATCAACTGCCCTATGTTTGTGAAACACTCGCCAACAGCGGGACACGTGTTATTGTTGCCGGACTGGATATGGATTATTTGGGAAAACCTTTCGGACCAATGCCTCAGCTTTTAGCAATAGCTGATTATGTTTCTAAAGTACATGCTATTTGTATCTCTTGCGGTGACCTTGCTACTCATTCTCACCGCCATGTGAAAGATTCTTCATTGATCCTTCTGGGGGAAAAAGAAAGTTATCTTCCGTTGTGCAGATCGTGCTTTGTTAGAGAACAAAAAAACATCGCCATGGAGAACCAAATTGCTTAG
- a CDS encoding bifunctional UDP-N-acetylmuramoyl-tripeptide:D-alanyl-D-alanine ligase/alanine racemase, whose product MSHRLFQLDEIAAVMHAEAVLQLPAHPGITQLITDSRKVVSADQSLFFAINGDRHDGHEFIADLYGAGVRSFVITRKESILPGVEANYLIVKDALEAMQELTAWYRKQFQVPVIGITGSNGKTIVKEWLYQLLREDFNIVRSPKSYNSQVGVPLSVWQITAENNLCIFEAGISKEGEMSLLEKIIHPTIGVFTNIGTAHDENFSDLQLKIREKLKLFKQVSKLIYCRDYAGIHDAVLNDGILEPSVSVFTWSRRSRADLQIGRVNRKEHETEVQGIFRNEFISIRIPFTDDASIENAIHCWSLMLFLEVAPDVITERMELLSPVAMRLEMKEGINNCSVINDSYNSDLGSLTIALDFMNQQKQHRKKTIILSDILQSGKDEKFLYRQVADLLQQKDVTRLIGIGGAIQRQQEFFNLEKQFYKDTDDFLAELNYGAFNNETILIKGARSFGFERISRALQQNAHETILEINLNAIIHNLNLFKSRLKPETKLMVMVKAFSYGSGSFEIANVLQFHRADYLAVAYADEGVELRKSGITLPIMVMNPEEQSFDAMISYKLEPEIYSFRVLNHFTEALRRRGVDPGAGRFPVHLEFDTGMKRLGFEESELNELIVRLKNNKLIRIASVFSHLVASDEQEHDVFTRNQIDLFKKMSESLISHFNYPVLRHILNSSGILRFPEAQFDMVRLGIGLHGIAATVHEQRQLQMVATLKTTISQIKQVKAGETIGYSRKGVALKDMTIATVGIGYADGLSRRLSNGVGRMLVLGQYVPVIGSVCMDMTMLDISGIPAREGTEVVVFGQELSILDIAGQTNTIPYEVLTGISERVKRVYFHE is encoded by the coding sequence ATGTCGCATCGTTTATTTCAGTTGGATGAGATTGCCGCTGTTATGCATGCGGAAGCTGTCCTTCAATTACCGGCCCACCCCGGAATTACACAGCTAATTACCGATAGTCGTAAAGTAGTAAGCGCTGATCAGAGTCTTTTCTTCGCTATAAACGGTGATCGGCATGATGGGCATGAATTTATCGCTGATTTATACGGCGCCGGTGTCCGCTCATTTGTTATTACCCGTAAAGAATCAATTCTCCCCGGTGTTGAAGCCAATTATCTTATTGTAAAAGATGCATTGGAAGCCATGCAGGAACTTACTGCCTGGTACCGGAAACAATTTCAGGTTCCGGTGATAGGTATAACAGGCAGCAATGGAAAAACCATTGTGAAGGAATGGTTGTATCAATTGCTCCGGGAGGATTTTAATATAGTGAGGAGCCCTAAGAGTTATAATTCTCAGGTCGGTGTTCCGCTCAGTGTTTGGCAAATTACTGCTGAAAATAATCTCTGCATTTTTGAAGCCGGTATTTCAAAGGAAGGGGAGATGAGTCTCCTTGAGAAAATTATTCATCCAACAATTGGTGTTTTTACCAATATAGGGACGGCCCACGATGAGAATTTTTCTGATCTGCAATTGAAGATCAGAGAGAAGTTAAAACTTTTTAAACAGGTAAGCAAATTAATTTACTGTCGTGATTATGCCGGTATACACGATGCCGTTTTGAATGATGGTATACTGGAACCTTCCGTTTCTGTCTTTACCTGGTCCAGAAGGAGTCGTGCTGATCTTCAGATAGGTCGCGTAAACAGAAAGGAGCACGAGACAGAAGTTCAGGGGATTTTCAGGAATGAGTTTATCAGTATCAGAATCCCCTTTACCGATGATGCTTCCATAGAAAATGCCATCCATTGCTGGTCCTTAATGCTCTTCCTGGAAGTAGCGCCCGATGTGATTACCGAAAGAATGGAATTGCTTAGCCCGGTAGCAATGCGACTGGAAATGAAAGAGGGAATTAATAATTGCTCTGTTATAAATGATTCCTATAACTCGGATCTTGGTTCATTGACCATTGCACTCGATTTCATGAATCAGCAAAAGCAACACCGGAAGAAAACAATTATTCTAAGTGATATTTTACAGAGTGGTAAGGATGAAAAATTTCTTTACAGACAGGTCGCAGATTTGTTGCAACAGAAAGATGTGACGCGCCTCATTGGAATAGGAGGAGCAATACAACGACAGCAGGAGTTTTTTAATCTGGAAAAGCAGTTCTATAAAGATACCGACGATTTCCTGGCAGAGTTAAACTATGGGGCATTCAACAATGAAACCATTTTAATTAAAGGGGCACGTTCCTTTGGTTTTGAAAGAATTTCCCGGGCATTGCAACAAAATGCGCATGAAACAATACTCGAAATAAACCTCAATGCCATCATTCATAATCTGAATCTTTTTAAATCTCGCCTGAAACCGGAAACAAAGCTGATGGTGATGGTAAAAGCTTTTTCGTACGGCAGCGGTAGTTTTGAAATTGCCAATGTTTTGCAGTTTCACAGAGCAGATTACCTCGCTGTAGCTTACGCTGATGAGGGAGTGGAGTTGCGTAAATCAGGAATTACTTTACCGATCATGGTGATGAATCCGGAAGAGCAAAGCTTCGATGCCATGATAAGTTATAAGCTGGAACCGGAAATTTATAGTTTCAGAGTACTGAATCATTTTACAGAAGCACTCCGCCGCCGTGGCGTAGATCCGGGTGCCGGTAGATTTCCTGTGCATCTTGAATTTGATACCGGTATGAAACGCCTGGGATTTGAAGAAAGTGAACTGAATGAATTGATTGTTCGGTTGAAAAATAACAAACTGATTCGCATTGCCTCCGTGTTTTCTCATTTGGTTGCCAGTGATGAGCAGGAACATGACGTATTTACCAGAAATCAAATTGACTTGTTTAAAAAAATGAGTGAGTCGCTGATTTCACATTTTAATTATCCCGTGTTGCGTCATATCCTTAATTCTTCGGGTATCCTTCGCTTTCCGGAGGCGCAGTTTGATATGGTACGGTTGGGCATAGGATTACATGGTATTGCCGCCACAGTTCATGAACAACGTCAGTTGCAAATGGTAGCAACTCTTAAAACTACTATTTCTCAGATTAAACAGGTGAAAGCCGGTGAAACGATCGGTTACAGCAGGAAAGGCGTCGCTTTGAAGGACATGACCATTGCTACTGTCGGTATTGGTTATGCAGATGGATTAAGTCGAAGGTTGAGTAATGGTGTCGGGCGAATGCTCGTACTTGGTCAATATGTACCTGTCATTGGAAGCGTTTGTATGGATATGACAATGCTCGATATTTCGGGTATCCCTGCCCGTGAGGGAACTGAGGTGGTTGTTTTTGGTCAGGAACTTTCTATCCTGGATATCGCCGGACAAACAAATACAATCCCTTATGAAGTGCTGACAGGCATTTCAGAAAGAGTCAAGCGCGTTTATTTCCATGAGTAA